One Streptomyces sp. NBC_00223 genomic window carries:
- a CDS encoding NADP-dependent isocitrate dehydrogenase, giving the protein MTDSTIIYTHTDEAPALATYSFLPVIEAYASTAGVTVESRDISLAGRIIASFPERLQESQRIDDALAELGALAKTPGANIIKLPNVSASIPQLKAAIAELQQQGYALPDYPDDPKSDEDRDVRARYDKIKGSAVNPVLREGNSDRRAPASVKNYAKTHPHRMGAWTPESRTNVAHMDADDFRSTEKSAVVAQDGALRIELAGDDGSTTVLRESVPVLAGEVVDASVMRVAALREFFTAQVARAKAEGVLFSVHLKATMMKVSDPIIFGHVVRAFFPRTFAEHGATLAAAGLSPNDGLGGILKGLEALPEGAKIKESFEAELAEGPALAMVDSDRGITNLHVPSDVIVDASMPAMIRTSGHMWGPDGKEADTLAVIPDSSYAGVYQVVIDDCRAHGAFDPATMGSVSNVGLMAQAAEEYGSHDKTFEIPVTGTVRVVDGSGEAVLEQAVSAGDVFRMCQTKDVPIRDWVKLAVTRARATGDPAVFWLDEGRAHDANLIAKVNAYLPEHDTEGLRIEIKSPEDATAFSLERIRRGEDTISVTGNVLRDYLTDLFPILELGTSAKMLSVVPLISGGGLFETGAGGSAPKHVQQLVKENYLRWDSLGEFLALAVSFEQLAQTTGNARAQILADTLDRATGTFLNEDKSPSRRLGGIDNRGSHFYLALYWAQELARQTDDAELAEAFSALAATLAEQERTIVDELIAVQGSPVDIGGYYRPDAAKVSAVMRPSATFNEALATLA; this is encoded by the coding sequence GTGACTGACTCGACCATCATCTATACGCACACCGACGAGGCCCCGGCCCTGGCGACGTATTCGTTCTTGCCTGTGATCGAGGCCTACGCCTCGACGGCCGGGGTGACCGTGGAGAGCCGTGACATCTCTCTGGCGGGGCGGATCATCGCCAGTTTCCCCGAGCGTCTCCAGGAGAGTCAGCGTATCGATGACGCGCTGGCCGAGCTGGGAGCGCTGGCGAAGACCCCCGGGGCGAACATCATCAAGCTGCCGAACGTCTCGGCCTCGATCCCGCAGCTCAAGGCCGCGATCGCCGAGCTCCAGCAGCAGGGCTACGCACTGCCCGACTACCCGGACGACCCGAAGTCCGACGAGGACCGGGACGTCCGCGCGCGGTACGACAAGATCAAGGGCAGCGCCGTCAACCCGGTGCTGCGCGAGGGCAACTCCGACCGCCGCGCCCCGGCCTCGGTGAAGAACTACGCCAAGACCCACCCGCACCGCATGGGCGCGTGGACCCCGGAGTCGCGGACGAACGTCGCGCACATGGACGCCGACGACTTCCGCAGCACCGAGAAGTCCGCGGTCGTCGCGCAGGACGGCGCCCTGCGGATCGAGCTGGCCGGTGACGACGGCAGCACCACCGTGCTGCGCGAGTCGGTGCCCGTGCTGGCCGGCGAGGTCGTGGACGCCTCCGTCATGCGGGTCGCGGCGCTGCGCGAGTTCTTCACCGCGCAGGTGGCCCGGGCCAAGGCCGAGGGCGTGCTGTTCTCGGTGCACCTCAAGGCCACGATGATGAAGGTCTCCGACCCGATCATCTTCGGCCATGTGGTCCGCGCCTTCTTCCCCAGGACCTTCGCCGAGCACGGCGCCACGCTCGCCGCGGCCGGGCTGAGCCCCAACGACGGACTCGGCGGCATCCTCAAGGGCCTGGAGGCGCTGCCCGAGGGCGCGAAGATCAAGGAGTCCTTCGAGGCCGAGCTGGCCGAGGGCCCGGCGCTGGCGATGGTCGACTCCGACCGCGGCATCACCAATCTGCACGTGCCGAGCGATGTCATCGTGGACGCCTCGATGCCGGCCATGATCCGTACCTCCGGCCACATGTGGGGCCCGGACGGCAAGGAGGCCGACACCCTCGCGGTCATCCCCGACAGCAGCTACGCGGGTGTCTACCAGGTCGTCATCGACGACTGCCGGGCGCACGGCGCCTTCGACCCGGCCACCATGGGCTCGGTGTCGAACGTCGGCCTGATGGCACAGGCCGCCGAGGAGTACGGCAGCCACGACAAGACCTTCGAGATCCCGGTCACCGGCACCGTACGGGTGGTGGACGGCAGCGGTGAGGCCGTGCTCGAACAGGCCGTGAGCGCGGGCGACGTGTTCCGGATGTGCCAGACCAAGGACGTGCCGATCCGGGACTGGGTCAAGCTCGCCGTCACCCGGGCCCGCGCGACCGGCGACCCGGCCGTCTTCTGGCTGGACGAGGGCCGCGCCCACGACGCCAACCTGATCGCCAAGGTCAACGCGTACCTGCCCGAGCACGACACCGAGGGGCTGCGGATCGAGATCAAGTCGCCCGAGGACGCGACCGCGTTCTCGCTGGAGCGCATCCGCCGCGGCGAGGACACCATCTCGGTCACCGGCAACGTACTGCGCGACTACCTCACCGATCTGTTCCCGATCCTCGAACTCGGCACGAGCGCCAAGATGCTCTCGGTCGTCCCGCTGATCAGCGGCGGCGGGCTGTTCGAGACCGGCGCGGGCGGCTCCGCGCCCAAGCACGTGCAGCAGCTGGTCAAGGAGAACTACCTGCGCTGGGACAGCCTGGGCGAGTTCCTGGCGCTGGCGGTCAGCTTCGAGCAGCTCGCGCAGACCACTGGCAACGCGCGCGCCCAGATCCTCGCGGACACCCTGGACCGGGCGACCGGCACCTTCCTCAACGAGGACAAGTCGCCCAGCCGCAGGCTCGGCGGGATCGACAACCGCGGCAGCCACTTCTACCTGGCGCTGTACTGGGCCCAGGAGCTGGCCCGGCAGACCGACGACGCCGAGCTCGCCGAGGCGTTCTCGGCGCTCGCCGCGACGCTGGCCGAGCAGGAGCGGACCATCGTGGACGAGCTGATCGCGGTGCAGGGCTCGCCGGTCGACATCGGCGGCTACTACCGGCCGGACGCGGCCAAGGTCTCGGCCGTGATGCGTCCGTCGGCGACCTTCAACGAGGCGCTGGCGACGCTGGCCTGA
- a CDS encoding LacI family DNA-binding transcriptional regulator — protein sequence MVTERAGRVTIADIAREAGVSLPTVSRVLNGRNDVSPATRRRVEELLARHGYRRRAPRAENRANLIDLVFNDLDSPWAVEILRGVEKVTHEAGVGAIVSAVHHRATSAQQWLAGVRARNSDGAILVTSELAPQLHAELSRLGMPTVVIDPAGVPTFDIPTIGATNWAGGRSAVEHLLSLGHRRIGMIAGPPTLLCSRARLDGYRAALDVAGAETDDALVRQGDFSHESGFAQGTALLDLDRPPTAVFASSDQMALGVYEAARQHGLRVPDDLSVVGFDDLPQARWSPPPLTTVRQPLAEMGLAAARTLLQLVQGESPDVLRVELATHLVVRHSSAPPPRPSR from the coding sequence GTGGTGACAGAGCGCGCGGGTCGCGTGACGATCGCCGACATCGCGCGTGAGGCCGGTGTCTCGCTGCCGACCGTCTCCCGCGTGCTGAACGGCCGCAACGACGTGTCGCCGGCCACCCGCCGCCGGGTCGAGGAACTGCTCGCCCGGCACGGCTACCGGCGCCGCGCGCCCAGGGCCGAGAACCGGGCCAATCTGATCGACCTCGTCTTCAACGACCTCGACAGCCCCTGGGCGGTGGAGATCCTGCGCGGCGTGGAGAAGGTGACGCACGAGGCCGGGGTGGGCGCCATCGTCTCCGCGGTCCACCATCGAGCCACCTCGGCGCAGCAGTGGCTGGCCGGCGTACGGGCCCGCAACTCCGACGGCGCGATCCTCGTCACCTCCGAACTCGCTCCCCAACTGCACGCGGAACTTAGCCGGTTGGGCATGCCCACGGTCGTCATCGACCCGGCGGGCGTACCCACCTTCGACATCCCGACGATCGGCGCGACCAACTGGGCCGGGGGCCGCAGCGCCGTCGAGCACCTGCTGTCGCTCGGCCACCGCCGGATCGGCATGATCGCCGGGCCGCCGACCCTGCTGTGCAGCCGGGCCCGGCTCGACGGCTACCGCGCCGCGCTCGACGTGGCCGGGGCCGAAACCGACGACGCGCTCGTCCGGCAGGGCGACTTCTCGCACGAGTCGGGCTTCGCCCAGGGCACGGCGCTGCTGGACCTCGACCGGCCGCCGACCGCCGTCTTCGCCTCCAGCGACCAGATGGCCCTGGGCGTCTACGAGGCCGCCCGGCAGCACGGTCTGCGGGTCCCCGACGACCTCAGCGTGGTCGGCTTCGACGACCTGCCGCAGGCCCGCTGGTCCCCGCCCCCGCTCACCACGGTCCGCCAGCCGCTGGCCGAGATGGGCCTGGCGGCGGCCCGCACCCTCCTTCAACTGGTCCAGGGCGAGTCCCCCGACGTGCTCCGCGTCGAACTGGCCACGCACCTGGTCGTCCGCCACAGCTCCGCCCCACCGCCCCGCCCGTCGCGCTGA
- a CDS encoding LLM class F420-dependent oxidoreductase, with product MERHVGLGRIGIWSGVWSNALRGDGPPYTGEFDDAAAELDALGYGTLWLGSSPSVAHAARVLDATARITVATGILSIWQHPAAEVAEQRAEVERRHPGRFLLGLGVSHSSATEKYARPYSAMRDYLTGLDSAAEPVPVSGRVLAALGPRMLALSRDRAAGAHPYLVTVEHTARAREILGPDALLAPEFKVVLDADLDRARETARTYLRFYLSLPNYTANLVRLGFDEDDFRDGGSERLVGALFALGDAEDIAARADAFLAAGADHLAIQVVTGDPRRDLPRDAWRRLAETLPLAR from the coding sequence ATGGAGCGGCACGTCGGGTTGGGCAGGATCGGCATCTGGAGCGGGGTCTGGAGCAACGCCCTGCGCGGCGACGGACCGCCGTACACGGGCGAGTTCGACGACGCGGCGGCCGAGCTGGACGCGCTGGGGTACGGCACCCTGTGGCTGGGCAGCAGCCCCTCGGTCGCCCACGCGGCCCGGGTGCTCGACGCGACCGCGCGCATCACGGTGGCCACCGGCATCCTCAGCATCTGGCAGCACCCGGCCGCCGAGGTCGCCGAGCAGCGCGCCGAGGTCGAGCGGCGGCACCCCGGGCGTTTCCTGCTGGGCCTGGGCGTCAGTCACAGCAGCGCCACGGAGAAGTACGCGCGGCCGTACTCGGCGATGCGCGACTATCTGACCGGGCTGGACTCGGCCGCCGAGCCCGTGCCGGTGAGCGGGCGGGTGCTGGCGGCCCTCGGGCCGCGCATGCTGGCGCTGTCCCGGGACCGGGCGGCGGGCGCGCACCCGTATCTGGTCACCGTGGAGCACACCGCGCGGGCCCGCGAGATCCTGGGACCGGACGCCCTGCTCGCGCCCGAGTTCAAGGTCGTGCTCGACGCCGACCTGGACCGGGCCCGCGAGACCGCGCGGACCTATCTGCGCTTCTATCTGTCGCTGCCCAACTACACGGCCAACCTCGTCCGGCTCGGCTTCGACGAGGACGACTTCCGCGACGGGGGCAGCGAGCGGCTGGTCGGGGCGCTGTTCGCGCTCGGGGACGCCGAGGACATCGCCGCGCGGGCGGACGCGTTCCTGGCGGCGGGCGCGGATCATCTCGCGATCCAGGTGGTCACCGGCGACCCCCGGCGCGATCTGCCACGGGACGCCTGGCGCCGGCTGGCCGAGACGCTTCCCCTGGCGCGGTAG
- a CDS encoding Re/Si-specific NAD(P)(+) transhydrogenase subunit alpha — MSDVPAQRVGVAAESSAGETRVAIAPPSVRQLLALGYEVVVESGAGAASGFSDDAYAQAGAEIGDAWDADVVLKINAPSTEETARLREGATLVALIAPALNPELLDELARRPITVLAMDAVPRISRAQSLDVLSSMANIAGYRAVIEAAHVFGRFFTGQVTAAGKVPPAKVLVAGAGVAGLAAIGAAGSLGAVVRATDPRPEVADQVRSLGGEFLAVEVEQEGGSDGYARATSEDYDRRAAEIYHEQAADVDIIITTALIPGRPAPKLITAEDVAVMKPGSVIVDMAAAQGGNVAGTVAGRAVVTDNGVTLIGYTDLPGRLPAQASQLYGTNVVSLMKLLTPAKDGRLHLDFDDIVQRSVTVVRDGEKTWPPPPVPVSAAPAQPAAAPAAQAQPEKKRGLSPVARYGLIGLGMAALFLLIGFSPAQLAENFTVFALAVVIGYYVIGKVHHALHTPLMSVTNAISGIVVIGALLQIGRGQTVVTVLSFVAILLTSINIFGGFAVTRRMLGMFSKG; from the coding sequence ATGTCAGATGTGCCGGCCCAGCGAGTGGGCGTCGCCGCGGAGTCCAGCGCGGGGGAGACCCGGGTGGCGATCGCTCCCCCGAGCGTCCGCCAGCTCCTCGCGCTCGGTTACGAGGTCGTGGTCGAATCAGGGGCGGGGGCGGCCTCCGGCTTCTCCGACGACGCCTACGCACAGGCCGGGGCGGAGATCGGTGACGCCTGGGACGCCGATGTGGTCCTGAAGATCAACGCGCCCTCGACCGAGGAGACCGCCCGGCTGCGCGAGGGCGCGACCCTGGTCGCGCTGATCGCCCCGGCGCTCAACCCGGAGCTGCTGGACGAGCTGGCCCGCCGGCCGATCACCGTCCTGGCCATGGACGCGGTGCCGCGGATCTCCCGGGCCCAGTCGCTCGACGTGCTCAGCTCGATGGCCAACATCGCCGGTTACCGGGCGGTCATCGAGGCCGCGCATGTCTTCGGCCGGTTCTTCACCGGCCAGGTCACTGCGGCCGGCAAGGTGCCGCCCGCCAAGGTGCTGGTCGCGGGCGCGGGCGTGGCCGGCCTCGCGGCGATCGGCGCGGCCGGCTCACTGGGCGCGGTGGTCCGCGCGACCGATCCGCGCCCGGAGGTCGCCGACCAGGTGCGCTCGCTGGGCGGCGAGTTCCTGGCCGTCGAGGTCGAGCAGGAGGGCGGCTCCGACGGGTACGCGAGGGCGACCTCCGAGGACTACGACCGGCGCGCCGCGGAGATCTACCACGAGCAGGCCGCGGACGTCGACATCATCATCACCACCGCGCTGATCCCCGGCCGGCCGGCCCCGAAGCTGATCACGGCCGAGGACGTGGCCGTGATGAAGCCGGGCAGCGTCATCGTGGACATGGCGGCGGCCCAGGGCGGCAACGTCGCGGGCACGGTCGCCGGCCGGGCGGTCGTCACCGACAACGGGGTGACGCTGATCGGCTACACCGACCTCCCCGGGAGGCTGCCCGCCCAGGCGTCGCAGCTGTACGGGACCAATGTGGTCAGCCTGATGAAGCTGCTCACGCCCGCCAAGGACGGCCGGCTGCACCTGGACTTCGACGACATCGTGCAGCGCTCGGTGACCGTGGTGCGCGACGGCGAGAAGACCTGGCCGCCGCCGCCCGTACCGGTCTCCGCGGCGCCCGCGCAGCCGGCCGCCGCTCCCGCCGCGCAGGCGCAGCCGGAGAAGAAGCGGGGCCTGTCGCCGGTCGCCCGCTACGGTCTGATCGGTCTCGGCATGGCCGCGCTCTTCCTGCTGATCGGCTTCTCCCCCGCCCAACTGGCCGAGAACTTCACGGTGTTCGCGCTCGCGGTGGTCATCGGCTACTACGTCATCGGCAAGGTCCACCACGCCCTGCACACCCCGCTGATGTCCGTGACCAACGCGATCTCCGGGATCGTGGTCATCGGCGCGCTGCTGCAGATCGGGCGCGGGCAGACGGTCGTCACGGTGCTGTCCTTCGTGGCGATCCTGCTGACCAGCATCAACATCTTCGGCGGATTCGCCGTCACCCGCCGCATGCTCGGCATGTTCTCGAAGGGCTGA
- the pntB gene encoding Re/Si-specific NAD(P)(+) transhydrogenase subunit beta, whose amino-acid sequence MNATTGTQAADIVAALLFILSLAGLSQHRTSRAGVVFGACGMALALIATVGFAAHDISGTGIALIVVAMAIGAALGLWRARVVEMTGMPELIAVLHSFVGLAAVLVGWDSYYQVEARGSAQTEVVHSLLRIHHAEVFIGIFIGAVTFTGSIIAFLKLSARIKSRPLTLPGKNLLNIGALAAFVALTVWFAVSPNLGLMIAITAVALLLGLHLVASIGGGDMPVVVSMLNSYSGWAAAAAGFLLNNNLLIVTGALVGSSGAYLSYIMCKAMNRSFVSVIAGGFGIEAVASGDTDLGEYRETTAEETADLLADATSVIITPGYGMAVAQAQHPVAELTRVLRARGVEVRFGVHPVAGRLPGHMNVLLAEAKVPYDVVLEMDEINDDFAGTTVVLVIGANDTVNPAATDDPSSPIAGMPVLRVWEAGTVIVFKRSMASGYAGVQNPLFFRDNSRMLFGDAKQSVDDILRALASSSPADGPSSGRAQPSAAAASSGNG is encoded by the coding sequence ATGAACGCCACTACGGGCACCCAGGCCGCGGACATCGTCGCCGCGCTGCTGTTCATCCTGAGCCTCGCCGGGCTCTCCCAGCACCGCACCTCCCGCGCGGGGGTGGTCTTCGGCGCGTGCGGGATGGCGCTGGCGCTGATCGCCACCGTCGGCTTCGCCGCGCACGACATCTCCGGCACCGGCATCGCGCTGATCGTCGTCGCGATGGCGATCGGCGCCGCGCTCGGCCTGTGGCGGGCCCGCGTGGTGGAGATGACCGGCATGCCGGAACTCATCGCGGTCCTGCACAGTTTCGTCGGCCTGGCCGCGGTCCTCGTGGGCTGGGACAGCTACTACCAGGTCGAGGCGCGCGGCTCCGCGCAGACCGAGGTGGTCCACTCCCTGCTGCGCATCCACCACGCCGAGGTCTTCATCGGGATCTTCATCGGCGCGGTCACGTTCACCGGCTCGATCATCGCCTTCCTCAAGCTGTCGGCGCGGATCAAGTCCCGCCCGCTGACGCTGCCGGGCAAGAATCTGCTCAACATCGGCGCCCTCGCCGCCTTCGTGGCGCTGACCGTCTGGTTCGCCGTGAGCCCCAACCTGGGGCTGATGATCGCGATCACCGCGGTGGCGCTGCTGCTCGGGCTGCATCTGGTCGCCTCGATCGGCGGCGGCGACATGCCGGTCGTGGTCTCCATGCTCAACAGTTACTCGGGCTGGGCGGCCGCGGCGGCGGGATTCCTGCTCAACAACAATCTGCTGATCGTCACGGGCGCGCTGGTCGGCTCCTCGGGTGCCTATCTGTCGTACATCATGTGCAAGGCGATGAACCGGTCGTTCGTGTCGGTCATCGCGGGCGGCTTCGGCATCGAGGCGGTGGCGAGCGGCGACACGGATCTCGGCGAGTACCGCGAGACGACCGCCGAGGAGACCGCCGACCTGCTCGCCGACGCGACCTCGGTGATCATCACCCCCGGGTACGGGATGGCCGTCGCCCAGGCCCAGCACCCGGTGGCCGAGCTGACCCGGGTGCTGCGGGCGCGCGGGGTCGAGGTCCGGTTCGGCGTCCACCCGGTCGCCGGACGGCTGCCCGGCCATATGAACGTACTGCTGGCCGAGGCCAAGGTGCCGTACGACGTGGTGCTGGAGATGGACGAGATCAACGACGACTTCGCCGGCACCACGGTCGTCCTGGTCATCGGCGCCAATGACACGGTCAACCCGGCGGCGACCGATGACCCCTCCAGTCCGATCGCCGGGATGCCGGTGCTGCGGGTGTGGGAGGCCGGGACCGTGATCGTCTTCAAGCGCTCGATGGCCTCCGGGTACGCCGGGGTGCAGAATCCGCTGTTCTTCCGCGACAACAGCCGGATGCTCTTCGGGGACGCCAAGCAGAGCGTGGACGACATCCTGCGCGCGCTGGCCTCCTCCTCCCCGGCGGACGGGCCCTCCTCCGGCCGGGCTCAGCCGTCGGCCGCGGCCGCGTCCTCCGGGAACGGCTGA
- the folE gene encoding GTP cyclohydrolase I, with the protein MGREQALAGPDGPLGSEPAGAGTGPLGRAGLLTAPARGAQRGGAGPLSGLRTARRRRRPARAYAELFSPRPFDLTTFPNDEGYDELVLARSIPVRSVCEHHLLPFVGTAHVGYLPGQRILGLSKLARVVEHFACRPQVQERLTKQIADWLRIQLDPKGVGVVVVAEHTCMTLRGVQATGSTTITSTLQGTLRDDPRSRAEFLSLATPTTP; encoded by the coding sequence GTGGGCCGCGAGCAGGCTCTCGCCGGCCCCGATGGACCGCTCGGGTCCGAGCCGGCCGGGGCGGGTACGGGCCCGCTCGGCCGCGCCGGTCTCCTCACCGCGCCGGCGCGCGGCGCGCAGCGCGGCGGCGCGGGCCCGCTCTCCGGGCTGCGCACCGCGCGCCGGCGCCGACGGCCGGCCCGCGCCTACGCCGAACTGTTCAGCCCCCGGCCGTTCGACCTGACGACCTTCCCCAACGACGAGGGCTACGACGAACTCGTGCTGGCCCGTTCCATTCCGGTGCGGTCGGTCTGCGAGCACCATCTGCTGCCCTTCGTCGGCACCGCGCATGTCGGCTACCTGCCCGGGCAGCGCATCCTCGGGCTGTCCAAACTGGCCCGTGTGGTCGAGCACTTCGCGTGCCGGCCGCAGGTGCAGGAGCGGCTGACCAAGCAGATCGCGGACTGGCTGCGGATCCAACTCGACCCCAAGGGCGTCGGCGTGGTGGTCGTCGCCGAGCACACCTGCATGACACTGCGGGGTGTACAGGCCACGGGTTCCACCACCATCACGTCCACCTTGCAGGGCACCCTGCGCGACGACCCCCGCTCCCGCGCCGAATTCCTCTCCCTGGCCACCCCCACCACCCCCTGA
- a CDS encoding NAD-dependent epimerase/dehydratase family protein, whose translation MADGRGKALVTGGAGMIGRRLVRHLARGGYEVVVLDLTGPRSEVARRNPELRSMARDVRWIRGDTRKESDVRAAMAGVGTVFHLAAGPSFVHYSRSPVAETSNAITGFLTVLDAARHAGVRRVVHASTSAVYEGNPVPYREDMPLSPPDLKSLAKRTTEDIAGIYAARYGMTTISLRPFSVYSDDETEKGPLANVVSLFVWAVLAGRTPVLWGDGRQTRDFVYVDDVARAFALAAEVPEPATQPVNVGTGVETTHRELVRLIAAACGVEAEFRFSGVPVEPYASRLLADTTRAEKVLGFRAETALAAGVAKVVEQARVSGSYGRAVTGLALAQEPPAFSDALRGE comes from the coding sequence ATGGCGGACGGCAGGGGCAAGGCGCTCGTGACCGGGGGCGCCGGGATGATCGGGCGGCGGCTGGTACGGCACCTGGCACGGGGCGGGTACGAGGTCGTCGTGCTCGATCTCACCGGGCCGCGTTCCGAAGTCGCCCGGCGGAACCCGGAATTGCGGTCGATGGCCCGCGATGTGCGATGGATTCGCGGGGACACCCGCAAGGAATCGGATGTCCGCGCGGCCATGGCGGGTGTCGGGACGGTTTTCCATCTCGCGGCCGGCCCCTCCTTCGTGCATTACAGCCGCAGCCCGGTGGCCGAGACCTCCAACGCGATCACGGGATTTCTCACCGTGCTCGACGCGGCCCGTCACGCGGGTGTGCGGCGGGTGGTCCACGCGAGTACGAGCGCGGTGTACGAGGGAAATCCCGTGCCGTACCGCGAGGACATGCCGCTCAGCCCGCCGGACCTGAAATCCCTGGCGAAACGCACGACCGAGGACATCGCCGGGATATACGCCGCCCGGTACGGCATGACGACGATCTCGCTGCGCCCGTTCAGTGTCTACAGCGACGACGAGACCGAAAAGGGCCCGCTGGCCAACGTCGTGTCGCTGTTCGTGTGGGCCGTGCTGGCCGGACGCACGCCGGTGCTGTGGGGCGACGGCCGGCAGACCCGGGACTTCGTCTACGTGGACGACGTGGCCAGGGCCTTCGCCCTGGCCGCCGAGGTGCCGGAGCCGGCGACGCAGCCGGTCAATGTGGGCACGGGTGTCGAGACGACCCACCGGGAGCTGGTGCGCCTGATCGCGGCGGCCTGCGGCGTCGAGGCGGAGTTCCGTTTCAGCGGGGTGCCGGTCGAGCCGTACGCGAGCCGGCTGCTGGCGGACACCACGCGGGCGGAGAAGGTGCTCGGATTCCGCGCGGAGACGGCGCTGGCCGCCGGGGTGGCCAAGGTGGTCGAGCAGGCACGCGTCTCGGGGTCGTACGGCCGGGCGGTCACCGGGCTCGCCCTGGCACAGGAGCCGCCCGCGTTCTCGGACGCCCTGCGCGGGGAGTGA
- a CDS encoding N(4)-(beta-N-acetylglucosaminyl)-L-asparaginase gives MPDTVIIGSERSEVGLPTGMDVLRRGGSALDAVEAAMRRCEDNPADHYVGTAGLPNAQGVVELDASLMLGSGRRFGAVAALRGYPNPISVARAVLERLPQHSLLVGEGAELFAKECGFTTAELLTDESRAKWREQVTLSRESVEGENTAATEGDQRYRESALALIRRLAPHDGPWGTINIIALDASGEMCVGVSTSGFPYKYPGRVGDSALPGAGNWCDLRAGGAACTGRGELSMRGNTARTIVDLLAAGADPSDACRAGLADAATLPDDFRSELRALALTPDGRHGGAAGQQGSVYALMTEASTEPEFRPRSVL, from the coding sequence ATGCCGGACACGGTGATCATCGGCAGTGAGCGCAGCGAGGTCGGCCTGCCGACCGGAATGGACGTATTGCGGCGCGGCGGCTCGGCGCTGGACGCGGTGGAGGCCGCGATGCGCCGCTGCGAGGACAACCCGGCCGACCACTACGTGGGCACCGCGGGCCTGCCCAACGCCCAGGGCGTGGTCGAGCTGGACGCGTCCCTGATGCTCGGCTCGGGGCGGCGGTTCGGCGCGGTGGCCGCGCTGCGCGGCTACCCCAACCCGATCTCGGTCGCCCGCGCGGTCCTGGAACGGCTGCCGCAGCACAGCCTGCTGGTCGGGGAGGGCGCGGAGCTGTTCGCGAAGGAGTGCGGCTTCACCACGGCCGAGCTGCTGACCGACGAGTCACGGGCGAAGTGGCGTGAGCAGGTCACGCTGTCGCGGGAGTCGGTGGAGGGCGAGAACACCGCCGCGACCGAGGGCGACCAGCGGTACCGGGAGAGCGCGCTCGCCCTGATCCGCAGGCTCGCGCCGCACGACGGCCCGTGGGGCACGATCAACATCATCGCCCTGGACGCCTCGGGCGAGATGTGCGTCGGGGTCTCCACCTCGGGCTTTCCGTACAAGTACCCCGGCCGGGTGGGCGACTCCGCGCTGCCGGGCGCGGGCAACTGGTGCGATCTGCGGGCCGGCGGCGCCGCCTGCACCGGCCGCGGCGAGCTGAGCATGCGCGGCAACACGGCCCGTACGATCGTGGACCTGCTCGCGGCGGGCGCGGACCCGTCCGACGCGTGCCGGGCCGGGCTCGCCGACGCGGCCACGCTGCCGGACGACTTCCGCTCCGAGCTGCGCGCCCTGGCGCTGACCCCCGACGGTCGGCACGGCGGCGCGGCCGGACAGCAGGGCAGCGTGTACGCGCTGATGACCGAGGCGTCCACCGAACCCGAGTTCCGCCCGCGGAGCGTGCTGTGA
- a CDS encoding M55 family metallopeptidase yields MKIFLSSDMEGTAGVVDWAQCRPGQPEYTYYRSLLQDEVNAAIKGALAGGASEFLVNDSHSTMANLRPDALAGRARYLSGRHKPFYMMQGLDPSFDAVFFVSYHGSMSSERATLSHTYNPAAIAEVRLNGVVAGESGINALVALGHGVPVVLITGDDTTVAEAEPFCPGVVGAVVKSSVSRFAADSLHPADAREVIHDAARRAIESLPSAAAPAITLPATLTVRMRNPDLAEMATWVSGVEPEPGDAVTVRITDEDPIRLYRTFITVVLLTRGIAE; encoded by the coding sequence GTGAAGATCTTCCTCTCCTCCGACATGGAGGGCACCGCCGGAGTCGTGGACTGGGCGCAGTGCCGGCCGGGCCAGCCCGAGTACACCTACTACCGCTCGCTCCTCCAGGACGAGGTCAACGCGGCGATCAAGGGGGCGCTCGCGGGCGGCGCGAGCGAGTTCCTGGTCAACGACTCGCACTCCACGATGGCCAATCTGCGTCCCGACGCCCTCGCCGGACGGGCGCGCTATCTGTCGGGGCGGCACAAGCCGTTCTACATGATGCAGGGCCTCGACCCGTCCTTCGACGCCGTCTTCTTCGTCTCCTACCACGGCTCGATGTCGAGCGAGCGGGCCACGCTGTCGCACACCTACAACCCGGCGGCCATCGCCGAGGTGCGGCTGAACGGCGTCGTGGCGGGCGAGAGCGGCATCAACGCGCTGGTCGCCCTCGGCCACGGGGTGCCGGTGGTGCTGATCACCGGGGACGACACCACGGTGGCCGAGGCCGAGCCGTTCTGCCCGGGGGTGGTCGGCGCGGTGGTCAAGTCGTCGGTCTCCCGCTTCGCCGCAGACAGCCTGCACCCGGCCGACGCGCGCGAGGTGATCCACGACGCCGCACGCCGGGCGATCGAGTCGCTGCCGTCCGCCGCGGCGCCGGCCATCACGCTGCCCGCCACGCTCACCGTACGGATGCGCAACCCCGATCTGGCCGAGATGGCCACCTGGGTCAGCGGGGTCGAGCCCGAGCCCGGCGACGCGGTGACGGTCCGGATCACCGACGAGGACCCGATCCGGCTCTACCGCACGTTCATCACCGTCGTGCTGCTCACCCGGGGCATCGCGGAGTGA